One Cupriavidus taiwanensis LMG 19424 DNA segment encodes these proteins:
- a CDS encoding RidA family protein, whose translation MSNIQRFQSTKRLSRLVVHNGVVYVAGVTATEPSGDIGAQTRDVLEKIDGYLASVGSDRTRLLSAQVWLKNIDRDFAGMNAAWEAWIPEDAVPTRATCEVRLARPELLVEIIVTAAV comes from the coding sequence ATGAGCAATATCCAGCGCTTCCAGTCCACCAAACGCCTTTCCCGCCTCGTCGTGCATAACGGCGTGGTCTACGTGGCCGGTGTCACGGCCACCGAGCCTTCCGGCGATATCGGCGCGCAGACGCGCGACGTGCTGGAAAAGATCGATGGCTACCTCGCCAGCGTCGGCAGCGACAGGACCCGGCTGCTGTCCGCGCAGGTCTGGCTCAAAAACATCGACAGGGATTTCGCCGGCATGAACGCCGCCTGGGAAGCATGGATCCCCGAGGACGCCGTGCCCACGCGCGCCACCTGCGAGGTAAGGCTGGCGCGGCCGGAACTGCTGGTGGAGATCATCGTGACGGCGGCGGTCTGA
- a CDS encoding SRPBCC family protein, translated as MAQASATITLPVAPDRVWQLIGGFDSLPDWLPYIPKSELSEGGRVRSLVNPDGDAIVERLEAFDQGARSYTYSILKAPFPVTGYRSTLRVVGIDGDQAARVEWSGQFTPAGVSDDEASRLFEGIYRDGLTALQATLAGAAS; from the coding sequence ATGGCACAAGCTTCTGCAACGATCACGCTGCCGGTAGCACCGGACCGCGTCTGGCAACTGATTGGCGGCTTCGATTCGCTGCCCGACTGGCTGCCGTATATCCCCAAAAGCGAGCTGAGCGAGGGCGGCCGGGTGCGCAGCCTCGTCAATCCGGACGGCGACGCCATCGTCGAACGTCTCGAGGCCTTTGACCAGGGCGCGCGCAGCTACACCTACTCGATCCTGAAGGCGCCGTTCCCGGTCACCGGCTACCGCTCCACGCTGCGCGTGGTCGGCATCGACGGGGACCAGGCCGCGCGCGTCGAATGGTCCGGCCAGTTCACGCCGGCCGGCGTGAGCGACGACGAGGCATCGCGGCTGTTCGAGGGCATCTATCGCGATGGCTTGACAGCCCTGCAAGCGACGCTGGCCGGGGCGGCGTCATGA
- a CDS encoding aldo/keto reductase, with protein sequence MSIKDKLAGNVLGFGTAPLGNMFRDIPEAEAQATVDAAWAQGVRYYDTAPFYGAGLAEIRLGEALSRHPRDEYVLSTKVGRLILDEVEDASARALGEKSGLFAAGRPNKLVNDYSADATLRSIEDSLKRMKADRLDIVWVHDIAQDFYGDEWLAYFETARKGAFKVLTRLREEGVIKAWGLGVNRVEPIELTLDLTEVEPDGFLLAGRYSLLDHERALQRLMPKAAERKTEIVVGGPYSSGILAGGSHFEYQKAPPEIISKVERIKAIAQRHGVSIKAAALQFVLANPAVAAVIPGASRPERIAEDTAALKAVIPADFWRELREQHLVAANAPLPGDSN encoded by the coding sequence ATGAGCATCAAGGACAAACTGGCCGGCAACGTGCTCGGCTTTGGCACCGCCCCGCTGGGCAATATGTTCCGCGACATCCCGGAAGCCGAGGCGCAGGCCACCGTGGACGCGGCCTGGGCGCAGGGCGTGCGCTACTACGACACCGCGCCGTTTTACGGCGCGGGCCTGGCCGAGATCCGGCTGGGCGAAGCGCTGTCCCGGCACCCGCGCGACGAATACGTGCTCAGCACCAAGGTCGGCCGCCTGATCCTGGACGAAGTCGAGGACGCCAGCGCGCGGGCGCTGGGCGAGAAAAGTGGCCTGTTTGCCGCCGGCCGCCCGAACAAGCTGGTCAACGACTACTCGGCGGACGCCACGCTGCGCTCGATCGAAGACAGCCTGAAGCGGATGAAGGCCGACCGCCTCGACATCGTGTGGGTCCACGACATCGCCCAGGACTTCTACGGCGACGAGTGGTTGGCCTATTTCGAGACGGCCCGCAAGGGCGCTTTCAAGGTGCTGACCCGGCTGCGCGAAGAGGGCGTGATCAAGGCCTGGGGCCTGGGCGTGAACCGCGTCGAGCCGATCGAACTAACGCTGGACCTGACCGAAGTGGAGCCGGACGGCTTCCTGCTGGCGGGCCGCTATTCGCTGCTCGACCACGAGCGCGCGCTGCAGCGCCTGATGCCGAAGGCCGCGGAGCGCAAGACCGAGATCGTGGTCGGCGGCCCGTACAGCTCGGGCATCCTGGCCGGCGGCTCGCACTTCGAGTACCAGAAGGCGCCGCCCGAGATCATCAGCAAGGTCGAGCGCATCAAGGCGATCGCGCAACGCCACGGCGTCAGCATCAAGGCCGCCGCGCTGCAGTTCGTGCTGGCCAACCCGGCGGTCGCCGCCGTGATCCCGGGTGCAAGCCGGCCCGAGCGTATCGCAGAAGACACCGCCGCGCTGAAGGCGGTCATCCCCGCCGATTTCTGGCGCGAGCTGCGCGAGCAGCATCTGGTCGCAGCAAATGCGCCGCTGCCTGGCGACAGCAACTGA